The following proteins come from a genomic window of Streptococcus pneumoniae:
- the ply gene encoding cholesterol-dependent cytolysin pneumolysin, with protein sequence MANKAVNDFILAMNYDKKKLLTHQGESIENRFIKEGNQLPDEFVVIERKKRSLSTNTSDISVTATNDSRLYPGALLVVDETLLENNPTLLAVDRAPMTYSIDLPGLASSDSFLQVEDPSNSSVRGAVNDLLAKWHQDYGQVNNVPARMQYEKITAHSMEQLKVKFGSDFEKTGNSLDIDFNSVHSGEKQIQIVNFKQIYYTVSVDAVKNPGDVFQDTVTVEDLKQRGISAERPLVYISSVAYGRQVYLKLETTSKSDEVEAAFEALIKGVKVAPQTEWKQILDNTEVKAVILGGDPSSGARVVTGKVDMVEDLIQEGSRFTADHPGLPISYTTSFLRDNVVATFQNSTDYVETKVTAYRNGDLLLDHSGAYVAQYYITWNELSYDHQGKEVLTPKAWDRNGQDLTAHFTTSIPLKGNVRNLSVKIRECTGLAWEWWRTVYEKTDLPLVRKRTISIWGTTLYPQVEDKVEND encoded by the coding sequence ATGGCAAATAAAGCAGTAAATGACTTTATACTAGCTATGAATTACGATAAAAAGAAACTCTTGACCCATCAGGGAGAAAGTATTGAAAATCGTTTCATCAAAGAGGGTAATCAGCTACCCGATGAGTTTGTTGTTATCGAAAGAAAGAAGCGGAGCTTGTCGACAAATACAAGTGATATTTCTGTAACAGCTACCAACGACAGTCGCCTCTATCCTGGAGCACTTCTCGTAGTGGATGAGACCTTGTTAGAGAATAATCCCACTCTTCTTGCGGTCGATCGTGCTCCGATGACTTATAGTATTGATTTGCCTGGTTTGGCAAGTAGCGATAGCTTTCTCCAAGTGGAAGACCCCAGCAATTCAAGTGTTCGCGGAGCGGTAAACGATTTGTTGGCTAAGTGGCATCAGGATTATGGTCAGGTCAATAATGTCCCAGCTAGAATGCAGTATGAAAAAATCACGGCTCACAGCATGGAACAACTCAAGGTCAAGTTTGGTTCTGACTTTGAAAAGACAGGGAATTCTCTTGATATTGATTTTAACTCTGTCCATTCAGGCGAAAAGCAGATTCAGATTGTTAATTTTAAGCAGATTTATTATACAGTCAGCGTAGACGCTGTTAAAAATCCAGGAGATGTGTTTCAAGATACTGTAACGGTAGAGGATTTAAAACAGAGAGGAATTTCTGCAGAGCGTCCTTTGGTCTATATTTCGAGTGTTGCTTATGGGCGCCAAGTCTATCTCAAGTTGGAAACCACGAGTAAGAGTGATGAAGTAGAGGCTGCTTTTGAAGCTTTGATAAAAGGAGTCAAGGTAGCTCCTCAGACAGAGTGGAAGCAGATTTTGGACAATACAGAAGTGAAGGCGGTTATTTTAGGGGGCGACCCAAGTTCGGGTGCCCGAGTTGTAACAGGCAAGGTGGATATGGTAGAGGACTTGATTCAAGAAGGCAGTCGCTTTACAGCAGATCATCCAGGCTTGCCGATTTCCTATACAACTTCTTTTTTACGTGACAATGTAGTTGCGACCTTTCAAAATAGTACAGACTATGTTGAGACTAAGGTTACAGCTTACAGAAACGGAGATTTACTGCTGGATCATAGTGGTGCCTATGTTGCCCAATATTATATTACTTGGAATGAATTATCCTATGATCATCAAGGTAAGGAAGTCTTGACTCCTAAGGCTTGGGACAGAAATGGGCAGGATTTAACGGCTCACTTTACCACTAGTATTCCTTTAAAAGGGAATGTTCGTAATCTCTCTGTCAAAATTAGAGAGTGTACCGGGCTTGCCTGGGAATGGTGGCGTACGGTTTATGAAAAAACCGATTTGCCACTAGTGCGTAAGCGGACGATTTCTATTTGGGGAACAACTCTCTATCCTCAGGTAGAAGATAAGGTAGAAAATGACTAG
- a CDS encoding ABC transporter permease: MILLAILFTCFSVYLELEVPTYISKITDLLGSQGTNLDELWQPASMMMGMPFLAFLSVVAVGFFASRVAASYISRLRSDIFNRVLDYSQTEIKKFSIPSLLTRTTNDITQVQMLITMGLQVVTRGPIMAIWAIGKILGHSEYWLWAVLVAVIVNVLMTTVLMTLAFPKQSLIQGLTDKLNSITRESLTGIRVVRAYNAEDYQNEKFAAVNDELTRLNLFVNRLMAILNPIMMGISSGLSVAIYWIGAYVINDAAPIARLPLFSFMSYAM, from the coding sequence ATGATTTTACTAGCCATTCTCTTTACTTGCTTTTCGGTCTATCTAGAGTTGGAAGTGCCGACCTATATCTCGAAAATTACGGATTTGCTAGGTAGTCAAGGAACTAATTTAGATGAGTTGTGGCAGCCGGCAAGCATGATGATGGGAATGCCCTTTCTTGCCTTCTTGTCCGTAGTTGCAGTTGGATTTTTTGCATCCCGAGTGGCGGCTTCTTATATTAGTAGGCTGAGAAGTGATATTTTTAACCGAGTTTTGGATTACTCGCAGACAGAGATTAAGAAATTTTCAATTCCTAGCCTCTTGACGCGTACTACCAATGACATTACTCAAGTTCAAATGTTGATTACTATGGGCTTGCAAGTGGTAACGCGTGGTCCAATTATGGCTATCTGGGCTATTGGGAAGATTTTAGGTCATTCAGAATACTGGCTCTGGGCCGTACTTGTGGCAGTGATTGTCAACGTCCTGATGACGACCGTTTTGATGACGCTAGCCTTTCCAAAACAGTCCTTGATTCAGGGGCTGACAGATAAACTGAACAGTATCACTCGTGAGAGTTTAACAGGTATTCGTGTCGTTCGTGCCTACAATGCAGAGGATTATCAAAATGAAAAATTTGCAGCAGTAAATGATGAATTGACCCGTTTGAATTTGTTTGTCAACCGTCTTATGGCTATTTTGAATCCTATCATGATGGGGATTTCAAGTGGTTTGAGTGTGGCGATTTACTGGATTGGGGCCTATGTGATTAACGACGCTGCTCCGATAGCGCGTCTGCCTCTCTTTAGTTTCATGTCTTATGCCATGTAG
- a CDS encoding ABC transporter ATP-binding protein, producing MVSAKRINQVLYLHSSIQNPVQVQLTDENFKGQVEFKDVTFRYAANSEAVIEHVSFKAETGQTVAFIGSTGSGKSTLVNLIPRFYDVSAGEILVDGVNVQDYDFSATAHAGQKVAIVGPTGTGKTTIVNLLMKFYEIDKGSIHIDGVDTKAMTRSEVHDAFSMVLQDTWLFEGTIRDNLIYNQIGISDERMMEASKAVGIHHFIMTLPDGYDTILDDTVTLSVGQKQLLTIARALLKDAPLLILDEATSSVDTRTEELIQKAMDRLMEGRTSFVIAHRLSTIRNADLILVMKDGNIIEQGNYEELMAQGGFYADLYNSQFTEDEAEE from the coding sequence ATGGTCTCTGCTAAGCGGATTAATCAAGTTTTATATTTGCATTCTTCTATCCAAAACCCTGTTCAAGTGCAGCTGACTGATGAAAACTTCAAAGGTCAGGTCGAGTTTAAGGATGTGACCTTCCGCTATGCGGCAAATTCGGAGGCAGTTATTGAACATGTTAGCTTTAAAGCAGAAACTGGTCAAACAGTGGCCTTTATTGGGTCAACAGGTTCTGGTAAATCAACTCTGGTCAATCTGATTCCACGTTTCTACGACGTGTCAGCAGGAGAAATTCTGGTGGACGGTGTCAATGTTCAAGACTATGACTTCTCTGCGACAGCTCATGCTGGTCAAAAGGTTGCCATTGTTGGGCCGACTGGGACTGGTAAGACAACCATTGTCAATCTTTTGATGAAATTCTATGAGATTGATAAGGGAAGTATTCACATTGATGGTGTGGATACCAAGGCTATGACGCGTTCAGAAGTGCATGATGCCTTTTCAATGGTCTTGCAGGATACCTGGCTCTTTGAAGGAACTATTCGAGACAATCTCATCTATAATCAAATAGGGATTAGTGATGAACGAATGATGGAAGCTAGTAAGGCTGTGGGAATTCACCACTTTATTATGACCTTGCCAGATGGCTATGATACCATCTTGGATGACACCGTGACCTTGTCTGTAGGACAAAAACAACTATTGACTATTGCTCGTGCCCTTCTTAAGGATGCACCGCTTTTGATTTTGGATGAGGCGACTTCTTCTGTTGACACACGGACAGAGGAATTGATCCAAAAAGCCATGGACCGTTTGATGGAAGGACGCACATCCTTTGTCATTGCCCACCGCTTGTCAACCATCCGAAATGCAGACTTGATCTTGGTCATGAAAGATGGAAATATCATCGAGCAAGGCAACTATGAGGAACTGATGGCGCAAGGTGGCTTCTACGCTGACTTGTACAATAGTCAATTTACAGAAGATGAAGCAGAAGAATAA
- a CDS encoding DUF2200 domain-containing protein, with protein sequence MSQKLYNMKFAAVYLALIAKVERKGGKAESVHQVTSWLTGYEVSDVLACLDRDVTYGDFFRQAPYYVPERIAITGKICGVRIEEIDDPLMQEIRRLDKLVDWLAKGKTSQQVLEKYEKHK encoded by the coding sequence ATGAGTCAGAAATTATACAATATGAAATTTGCTGCTGTCTACTTAGCCTTGATTGCAAAAGTTGAGCGAAAGGGTGGAAAGGCAGAGTCAGTTCACCAAGTGACCAGTTGGTTGACAGGGTATGAAGTGAGTGATGTTCTTGCTTGTCTGGATAGGGATGTTACTTACGGAGATTTTTTTAGACAAGCACCATATTATGTCCCTGAACGAATTGCAATTACAGGGAAGATTTGCGGTGTCCGTATTGAGGAAATTGATGATCCTCTGATGCAGGAAATACGTCGCTTGGACAAGCTAGTGGATTGGCTTGCCAAGGGGAAAACATCTCAACAAGTTCTAGAAAAGTATGAGAAGCATAAATGA
- a CDS encoding phosphatase PAP2 family protein, with translation MKNYQEWYRNISSRLTSRPILLFLLRSFNRLMTVAMPLVYLILLVTTYLQLGLGQQVGVYVLIPASGFVALSLFRKKINHPRPYETWDICPLLDKDSSGRSMPSRHVFSATIISMACLHASLPIGLVCLIFSALLGLVRVLGGVHYPKDVLVGYACGLVWGFLFFLF, from the coding sequence ATGAAAAATTATCAAGAATGGTATCGAAATATCAGCTCCAGACTAACTAGTCGTCCAATTCTTTTATTCCTATTACGCAGTTTCAATCGTTTGATGACAGTCGCCATGCCCCTGGTCTATCTGATCTTGCTAGTCACCACTTACCTGCAACTAGGACTTGGTCAGCAAGTTGGGGTTTATGTGCTTATTCCTGCATCAGGTTTTGTGGCCTTGTCCCTGTTTCGTAAGAAAATCAATCACCCGAGACCTTATGAAACTTGGGATATCTGTCCCCTTCTTGATAAGGATAGTTCGGGACGGTCGATGCCCAGTCGCCATGTCTTTTCGGCAACTATCATCTCCATGGCCTGTCTGCATGCTAGTCTACCTATTGGCTTAGTATGCTTGATCTTTTCAGCTTTGCTGGGGTTGGTGAGGGTTTTAGGGGGTGTTCATTATCCCAAGGATGTCTTGGTTGGCTATGCTTGTGGTTTGGTGTGGGGATTCCTTTTCTTCCTATTCTGA
- a CDS encoding LytTR family DNA-binding domain-containing protein, with translation MKLRIEIDGNLEETEIVIKTPTLTDEIADLQRLLQESKAPRLTFYKGTGEYYLDLSEILFFETEGSKIYAHNQKEAYEVRLKLYELESILPRYFNRVSKSTIANIRQIYSVDKSFSGTGTISFYQTHKEVHVSRHYQSLLKENLRNMR, from the coding sequence ATGAAGTTACGAATTGAGATTGACGGCAATTTAGAGGAGACTGAAATTGTCATCAAGACCCCCACTTTGACAGATGAAATTGCAGACTTGCAACGGCTCTTGCAAGAGTCAAAGGCTCCGAGGTTGACTTTTTACAAGGGGACAGGTGAATATTATCTAGACCTGTCAGAAATTCTCTTCTTTGAAACAGAAGGGAGCAAGATCTACGCTCATAACCAGAAGGAAGCTTATGAGGTTCGCCTCAAGCTCTATGAGTTGGAGTCTATCTTGCCTCGCTATTTTAATCGAGTTTCCAAGTCAACGATCGCAAACATCCGTCAGATTTACTCAGTGGACAAGTCCTTTTCAGGAACGGGCACCATTTCCTTTTATCAGACGCACAAGGAGGTTCATGTCTCACGGCATTACCAATCCCTCCTAAAAGAAAATCTAAGAAACATGAGGTAA
- a CDS encoding LiaF transmembrane domain-containing protein codes for MKKKAFGIVLLVLAAWILLQGNFGIPSLDGKIWPLLGIVFFAYKSIESILRRHLTSAVFTGLLALIIANYAYDLLPVTNHSLIWASILVVLGVGYLTHSSKFWNEKKWWYNGKKTVVTDKEVAFGSGTFYKQDQDLVDDQVEVAFGDAKIYYDNAEMLGDFATLNIEVAFGNATVYVPQHWRVDLKVETSFGAAKADAPVAPTSKTLIIRGDVAFGKLEIVYAK; via the coding sequence ATGAAAAAGAAAGCATTTGGTATTGTTTTATTGGTTTTAGCAGCTTGGATCTTGCTGCAAGGGAATTTTGGAATTCCTTCTTTGGATGGTAAAATATGGCCTTTACTAGGTATTGTTTTTTTTGCTTATAAGTCCATTGAGTCCATCCTTAGACGTCATCTCACTTCGGCAGTTTTTACAGGTTTACTGGCGCTCATCATTGCAAATTACGCTTATGACTTGTTACCAGTTACCAATCATTCTCTTATTTGGGCTAGCATCTTGGTGGTACTTGGTGTTGGTTATCTGACGCATTCAAGTAAGTTCTGGAATGAAAAAAAATGGTGGTACAATGGGAAAAAAACAGTCGTCACGGATAAGGAAGTCGCTTTTGGTAGCGGGACCTTCTATAAGCAAGATCAAGATCTCGTAGATGACCAAGTGGAAGTCGCTTTTGGGGATGCTAAAATCTACTATGATAATGCAGAGATGCTAGGTGATTTTGCAACTTTAAATATTGAAGTGGCCTTCGGGAATGCAACCGTCTATGTTCCACAACACTGGCGTGTAGATTTGAAAGTAGAAACCTCCTTTGGTGCAGCTAAGGCTGACGCTCCTGTAGCCCCAACCAGCAAAACCTTGATTATCCGTGGAGATGTGGCTTTTGGGAAGTTGGAAATTGTCTACGCTAAATAA
- a CDS encoding cell wall-binding repeat protein, producing the protein MYYSVDDVVSNAFKKRMILDSFFSFNCSGTMKVSTWVYDKGEWYYVSSSGSMIANDWVKDNGK; encoded by the coding sequence ATGTACTACAGCGTAGATGATGTAGTGTCGAATGCTTTTAAAAAACGAATGATATTGGACAGTTTTTTTTCCTTTAATTGCTCAGGAACCATGAAAGTCAGTACTTGGGTTTATGACAAGGGAGAATGGTATTATGTAAGTTCTTCTGGTTCCATGATTGCGAATGATTGGGTCAAAGACAATGGCAAGTAG
- a CDS encoding DUF4651 domain-containing protein, producing MNGMKAKKMWMAGLALLGIGSLALATKKVADDRKLMKTQEELTEIVRDHFSDMGEIATLYVQVYESSLESLVGGVIFEDGRHYTFVYENEDLVYEEEVL from the coding sequence ATGAATGGTATGAAAGCTAAAAAAATGTGGATGGCAGGCTTGGCTCTGCTAGGTATCGGAAGCCTTGCTCTTGCTACGAAAAAAGTTGCAGATGACCGTAAGCTCATGAAGACTCAGGAAGAGTTGACAGAGATTGTGCGAGACCATTTTTCCGACATGGGGGAAATTGCGACCCTTTATGTTCAAGTTTACGAAAGCAGTCTGGAGAGCTTGGTTGGTGGCGTCATTTTTGAGGATGGCCGTCATTATACCTTTGTCTATGAAAATGAAGACCTAGTCTATGAGGAGGAAGTCTTATGA
- a CDS encoding thioredoxin family protein — protein MIQPASLEELASLVEKAGKKVFLFVADWCGDCRYIYPALPEIEETNPEFTFIRMDRDQYMDLAKLWDVYGIPSLVVLEKDKEIGRFVNRDRKSKEQINDFLAGLK, from the coding sequence ATGATACAGCCAGCAAGTTTAGAAGAATTAGCATCTTTAGTGGAAAAAGCGGGCAAGAAGGTCTTCCTTTTTGTGGCAGACTGGTGTGGCGATTGTCGTTATATTTATCCTGCCTTACCAGAGATTGAAGAGACCAATCCAGAGTTCACCTTTATTCGAATGGACCGAGATCAGTATATGGATTTGGCCAAACTCTGGGATGTTTACGGAATTCCTAGCCTTGTTGTTCTAGAAAAGGACAAGGAAATCGGTCGTTTTGTCAATCGCGACCGTAAAAGTAAGGAGCAAATTAACGATTTTTTAGCAGGATTGAAATAG
- the ytpR gene encoding YtpR family tRNA-binding protein, which produces MIFTYNKEHVSDVLMVIVKNSGDAKLNVERKGKVARVFLKENGETVAWNIFEVSSLFEIAERGQVFLSDEQVARLNQELQAEGFTEEIVNDKEPKFVVGEIVEMVAHPDSDHLNICQVAVASDKIVQIVAGAPNARVGLKTIVALPGAMMPKGNFIFPGELRGEKSFGMMCSPRELHLPNAPQKRGVLELSEDQVVGTPFDPAKHWTA; this is translated from the coding sequence ATGATTTTTACGTATAACAAAGAACATGTCAGTGATGTCCTTATGGTCATCGTGAAAAATAGCGGAGATGCCAAACTGAATGTGGAACGCAAAGGCAAGGTAGCCCGTGTTTTCCTCAAAGAAAATGGGGAAACAGTAGCTTGGAACATTTTTGAGGTTTCGAGCTTGTTTGAAATTGCAGAGCGCGGTCAAGTCTTTTTATCAGATGAGCAAGTCGCTCGTTTGAACCAAGAATTACAGGCGGAAGGTTTTACAGAAGAAATTGTTAATGATAAGGAACCTAAGTTTGTTGTTGGTGAAATTGTCGAGATGGTAGCTCATCCAGACAGTGACCACCTCAACATCTGCCAAGTTGCAGTCGCAAGTGACAAGATAGTGCAAATCGTTGCAGGAGCACCTAATGCGCGTGTTGGGTTGAAAACCATTGTGGCTCTTCCTGGTGCCATGATGCCAAAAGGGAATTTCATTTTCCCAGGCGAACTTCGTGGTGAAAAGAGTTTTGGGATGATGTGTAGTCCTCGTGAATTGCATTTGCCAAATGCTCCGCAAAAACGTGGGGTGCTTGAATTATCAGAAGACCAAGTTGTCGGAACACCGTTCGACCCAGCGAAACACTGGACTGCCTAG
- a CDS encoding SDR family oxidoreductase has translation MAKNVVITGATSGIGEAIARAYLEQGEDVVLTGRRIDRLEILKSEFAVSFPNQTVWTFPLDVTDMVMVKTVCSDILETIGRIDILVNNAGLALDLAPYQDYEELDMLTMLDTNVKGLMAVTRCFLPAMIKVNQGHIINMGSTAGIYAYAGAAVYSATKAAVKTFSDGLRIDTIATDIKVTTIQPGIVETDFSTVRFHGDKERAASVYQGIEALQAQDIADTVVYVTSQPRRVQITDMTIMANQQATGFMIHKK, from the coding sequence ATGGCAAAAAATGTAGTGATTACGGGAGCAACCTCAGGAATCGGTGAAGCGATTGCGCGTGCTTATCTGGAGCAGGGTGAGGATGTCGTTCTAACAGGACGACGGATAGACAGATTAGAAATCCTCAAGTCGGAGTTTGCAGTAAGCTTTCCAAATCAAACCGTCTGGACTTTTCCACTAGATGTGACGGATATGGTCATGGTGAAGACTGTTTGCTCTGATATTCTAGAAACGATAGGGAGGATTGATATCTTGGTCAACAACGCCGGACTGGCTCTTGACTTGGCTCCCTATCAAGACTATGAGGAGTTGGATATGTTGACCATGTTGGATACCAATGTTAAAGGTCTGATGGCGGTTACTCGCTGTTTCTTGCCAGCAATGATAAAAGTCAATCAAGGTCATATTATCAATATGGGGTCAACCGCAGGAATCTACGCCTATGCTGGTGCCGCTGTTTACTCAGCTACCAAGGCTGCGGTTAAGACCTTTTCGGATGGACTGCGAATTGATACCATCGCAACGGATATCAAGGTGACAACCATTCAGCCTGGGATTGTCGAAACAGATTTCTCAACTGTTCGTTTTCATGGTGATAAAGAGCGAGCTGCGTCCGTTTACCAAGGAATAGAAGCCTTGCAAGCTCAGGATATTGCAGACACAGTAGTCTATGTGACCAGTCAGCCTCGCCGTGTTCAGATTACAGATATGACCATTATGGCCAATCAACAGGCGACAGGTTTCATGATTCATAAAAAATAA
- a CDS encoding single-stranded DNA-binding protein, which translates to MYNKVIMIGRLTSTPELHKTNNDKSVARATIAVNRRYKDQNGEREADFVNMVLWGRLAETLASYATKGSLISVDGELRTRRFEKNGQMNYVTEVLVTGFQLLESRAQRAMRENNAGQDLADLVLEEEELPF; encoded by the coding sequence ATGTATAATAAAGTTATCATGATTGGGCGTTTAACGTCTACACCAGAATTGCACAAAACCAACAATGACAAGTCGGTAGCGCGAGCAACTATCGCTGTGAACCGTCGTTACAAAGACCAAAACGGTGAACGTGAAGCTGATTTTGTCAATATGGTCCTATGGGGCAGACTAGCAGAAACTTTGGCAAGCTACGCAACCAAAGGTAGTCTCATTTCCGTTGATGGAGAATTGCGTACCCGTCGCTTTGAGAAAAATGGCCAAATGAACTACGTGACCGAAGTACTTGTAACAGGATTCCAACTCTTGGAAAGTCGTGCTCAACGTGCCATGCGTGAAAATAATGCAGGCCAAGATTTGGCAGATTTAGTCTTGGAAGAGGAAGAATTGCCATTTTAA
- the groES gene encoding co-chaperone GroES: MLKPLGDRVVLKIEEKEQTVGGFVLAGSAQEKTKTAQVVATGQGVRTLNGDLVAPSVKTGDRVLVEAHAGLDVKDGDEKYIIVGEANILAIIEE, from the coding sequence ATGTTGAAACCATTAGGGGACCGTGTGGTCTTAAAAATAGAAGAAAAAGAACAAACCGTTGGGGGCTTTGTTCTCGCAGGTTCAGCCCAAGAAAAAACCAAAACAGCCCAAGTTGTGGCTACTGGACAAGGTGTTCGTACCTTGAACGGTGACTTGGTTGCTCCAAGTGTTAAAACTGGAGACCGTGTCTTAGTTGAAGCCCACGCAGGTCTTGATGTCAAAGATGGCGATGAAAAGTACATCATCGTAGGCGAAGCTAACATCTTGGCAATCATTGAAGAATAG
- the groL gene encoding chaperonin GroEL (60 kDa chaperone family; promotes refolding of misfolded polypeptides especially under stressful conditions; forms two stacked rings of heptamers to form a barrel-shaped 14mer; ends can be capped by GroES; misfolded proteins enter the barrel where they are refolded when GroES binds), translating into MSKEIKFSSDARSAMVRGVDILADTVKVTLGPKGRNVVLEKSFGSPLITNDGVTIAKEIELEDHFENMGAKLVSEVASKTNDIAGDGTTTATVLTQAIVREGIKNVTAGANPIGIRRGIETAVAAAVEALKNNAIPVANKEAIAQVAAVSSRSEKVGEYISEAMEKVGKDGVITIEESRGMETELEVVEGMQFDRGYLSQYMVTDSEKMVADLENPYILITDKKISNIQEILPLLESILQSNRPLLIIADDVDGEALPTLVLNKIRGTFNVVAVKAPGFGDRRKAMLEDIAILTGGTVITEDLGLELKDATIEALGQAARVTVDKDSTVIVEGAGNPEAISHRVAVIKSQIETTTSEFDREKLQERLAKLSGGVAVIKVGAATETELKEMKLRIEDALNATRAAVEEGIVAGGGTALANVIPAVATLELTGDEATGRNIVLRALEEPVRQIAHNAGFEGSIVIDRLKNAELGIGFNAATGEWVNMIDQGIIDPVKVSRSALQNAASVASLILTTEAVVANKPEPVAPAPAMDPSMMGGMM; encoded by the coding sequence ATGTCAAAAGAAATTAAATTTTCATCAGATGCCCGTTCAGCTATGGTCCGTGGTGTCGATATCCTTGCAGACACTGTTAAAGTAACCTTGGGACCAAAAGGTCGCAATGTCGTTCTTGAAAAATCATTTGGCTCACCATTGATTACCAATGACGGTGTGACTATTGCCAAAGAAATTGAATTAGAAGACCATTTTGAAAATATGGGTGCCAAATTGGTATCAGAAGTGGCTTCAAAAACCAATGATATCGCAGGTGATGGAACTACAACTGCAACTGTTTTGACCCAAGCAATCGTCCGTGAAGGAATCAAAAACGTCACAGCAGGTGCAAATCCAATCGGTATTCGTCGTGGGATTGAAACAGCAGTTGCCGCAGCAGTTGAAGCTTTGAAAAACAACGCCATCCCTGTTGCCAATAAAGAAGCTATCGCTCAAGTTGCAGCCGTATCTTCTCGTTCTGAAAAAGTTGGTGAGTACATCTCTGAAGCAATGGAAAAAGTTGGCAAAGACGGTGTCATCACCATCGAAGAGTCACGTGGTATGGAAACAGAGCTTGAAGTCGTAGAAGGAATGCAGTTTGACCGTGGTTACCTTTCACAGTACATGGTGACTGATAGCGAAAAAATGGTGGCTGACCTTGAAAATCCGTACATTTTGATTACAGACAAGAAAATTTCCAATATCCAAGAAATCTTGCCACTTTTGGAAAGCATTCTCCAAAGCAATCGTCCACTCTTGATTATTGCGGATGATGTGGATGGCGAGGCTCTTCCAACTCTTGTTTTGAACAAGATTCGTGGAACCTTCAACGTAGTAGCAGTCAAGGCACCTGGTTTTGGTGACCGTCGCAAAGCCATGCTTGAAGATATCGCCATCTTAACAGGCGGAACAGTTATCACAGAAGACCTTGGTCTTGAGTTGAAAGATGCGACAATTGAAGCTCTTGGTCAAGCAGCGAGAGTGACCGTGGACAAAGATAGCACGGTTATTGTAGAAGGTGCAGGAAATCCTGAAGCGATTTCTCACCGTGTTGCGGTTATCAAGTCTCAAATCGAAACTACAACTTCTGAATTTGACCGTGAAAAATTGCAAGAACGCTTGGCCAAATTGTCAGGTGGTGTAGCGGTTATTAAGGTCGGAGCCGCAACTGAAACTGAGTTGAAAGAAATGAAACTCCGCATTGAAGATGCCCTCAACGCTACTCGTGCAGCTGTTGAAGAAGGTATTGTTGCAGGTGGTGGAACAGCTCTTGCAAATGTGATTCCAGCTGTTGCTACCTTGGAATTGACAGGAGATGAAGCAACAGGACGTAATATTGTTCTCCGTGCTTTGGAAGAACCCGTTCGTCAAATTGCTCACAATGCAGGATTTGAAGGATCTATCGTTATCGATCGTTTGAAAAATGCTGAGCTTGGTATAGGATTCAACGCAGCAACTGGCGAGTGGGTTAACATGATTGATCAAGGTATCATTGATCCAGTTAAAGTGAGTCGTTCAGCCCTACAAAATGCAGCATCTGTAGCCAGCTTGATTTTGACAACAGAAGCAGTCGTAGCCAATAAACCAGAACCAGTAGCCCCAGCTCCAGCAATGGATCCAAGTATGATGGGCGGGATGATGTAA